A DNA window from Mucilaginibacter xinganensis contains the following coding sequences:
- the ung gene encoding uracil-DNA glycosylase: protein MAVELEPSWLQVLSGEFDKPYMTGLRKFLKEEKDAGHKIFPKNADIFNAFNTTPFDNIKVVILGQDPYHGENQAHGLSFSVQKGITIPPSLRNIYKELSTDIPGFITPSHGDLTEWAKQGVLLLNASLTVRSGTPGSHQKRGWETFTDTVIKKISDEKEGIIFILWGAFAQAKAELIDGKKHHIIKSPHPSPFSADRGFFGAKPFSKTNEILIKEGKKPVDWQIH from the coding sequence ATGGCAGTAGAATTAGAGCCATCATGGCTACAAGTGTTAAGCGGTGAATTTGATAAACCTTACATGACCGGCCTGCGTAAATTTCTGAAAGAAGAAAAGGACGCAGGGCACAAAATATTCCCTAAAAACGCTGATATCTTTAATGCTTTTAACACAACACCTTTTGACAACATCAAGGTAGTAATATTAGGGCAGGATCCCTATCACGGTGAAAATCAGGCACACGGACTGTCGTTTTCGGTACAAAAAGGGATCACTATTCCGCCTTCTTTAAGAAATATTTACAAAGAGCTTTCAACTGACATCCCTGGGTTTATTACACCCAGTCACGGCGATTTAACAGAATGGGCCAAACAGGGTGTGCTTTTATTAAATGCAAGCCTTACGGTACGGTCGGGCACACCAGGCTCACACCAAAAAAGAGGTTGGGAAACATTTACTGATACAGTGATAAAAAAAATCTCGGATGAAAAAGAAGGTATTATCTTTATTCTTTGGGGCGCATTTGCACAGGCTAAAGCCGAACTGATAGACGGGAAAAAACACCATATCATCAAATCGCCCCACCCGTCTCCATTTTCGGCTGATCGCGGTTTTTTTGGCGCTAAGCCTTTTTCAAAAACCAATGAAATACTGATAAAAGAGGGGAAGAAGCCTGTGGACTGGCAGATACATTGA
- a CDS encoding sialate O-acetylesterase — translation MKFLFLIFAAFFIIPAANAQLSTSKLFGDHMVLQRNHDLPVWGKSSKKAKIKVSLNDQSVIVRADEQGHWKAVLHPMGEGGPYIMTIASGKEIITYSDIMLGEVWICSGQSNMEFQLKNAYGYKAEQKVAANVAVRQFHVPNRVSLLPLADLAGGQWTIAAANTIGDFTAVGYFYAKQLAQNLHVTVGLINTSWGGTEAEDWISREGMLTSPELKDLVPSLPQSDSELTERTDRLLKAWAYNKKPVVNYTPDELAVKPAYFFENWQHGNVPGSWEWMGKLYSYRGQGFMQRTISLDSSYAAMASTVALGVTDADMTVYINGKRINKDVSTADARFSVPPGTWKGGMNSLLVNLQSAQKNPSWFGLGLNGTGANDLNVRFADTSINLADGNWRVMPDFGKPYHFDFLPNNSAFTLYNGMVNPLIPFAIAGVIWYQGESNADRAYQYRTVFPLLITDWRNKWKQQFPFLFVQLSSFGPSYSSNFGSNWAELREAQNMALQLPNTGIAVTTDIGDPFNIHPKDKADVGYRLATSSLTNVYHLPGFFQSPLFTAVDFENGYAMVNFSHAEGGLMAKDIYGYVKGFELAGADRKFYYAQAIITNDNKVKVWCSAVPNPVAVRYGWTNSPIDANLFSKQGMPVSPFRSDTWDGVTVGHKFE, via the coding sequence ATGAAATTCTTATTCCTGATTTTTGCGGCATTTTTTATTATTCCCGCAGCTAACGCCCAGCTATCGACCTCAAAATTATTCGGCGACCACATGGTGCTTCAACGAAATCACGATTTGCCGGTATGGGGTAAAAGCTCAAAAAAGGCGAAAATAAAAGTTAGTTTAAATGATCAGTCGGTTATTGTTAGGGCTGATGAACAGGGGCACTGGAAAGCTGTGCTGCATCCGATGGGGGAAGGAGGGCCCTATATCATGACGATTGCTTCAGGCAAGGAAATTATCACCTATTCGGATATTATGCTGGGTGAGGTTTGGATTTGCTCCGGACAATCAAATATGGAATTTCAGCTTAAAAATGCCTATGGCTATAAGGCTGAGCAAAAGGTTGCTGCCAACGTTGCCGTCAGGCAGTTTCATGTTCCGAATAGGGTAAGTCTGCTACCGTTAGCTGATCTTGCCGGAGGGCAATGGACTATTGCTGCTGCTAATACCATAGGCGATTTTACTGCTGTTGGCTATTTTTACGCCAAACAGTTGGCGCAAAACCTACATGTTACTGTGGGTTTGATTAATACCAGTTGGGGCGGCACAGAAGCTGAAGACTGGATCAGCCGGGAAGGAATGCTGACATCGCCTGAGTTGAAGGATCTTGTACCGTCGTTACCGCAAAGCGATTCGGAATTAACGGAAAGAACAGACAGGTTATTAAAAGCATGGGCCTACAATAAAAAACCGGTAGTTAATTATACCCCGGATGAACTGGCCGTCAAACCGGCTTATTTTTTTGAAAACTGGCAGCATGGAAATGTGCCCGGTTCGTGGGAATGGATGGGTAAGTTGTATTCTTACCGTGGGCAGGGATTTATGCAACGTACCATCAGCCTGGATAGCTCATACGCGGCAATGGCCTCAACTGTTGCGCTTGGGGTTACTGATGCAGATATGACCGTATATATTAATGGTAAGCGTATTAACAAAGATGTTTCAACAGCCGACGCCCGTTTCAGTGTGCCTCCCGGTACATGGAAAGGCGGTATGAACAGCCTGCTGGTTAATTTACAATCGGCACAGAAAAATCCTTCGTGGTTCGGACTAGGACTGAATGGCACCGGGGCCAATGATTTAAACGTGCGCTTTGCAGATACCTCGATTAACCTGGCCGACGGCAACTGGCGCGTAATGCCTGACTTTGGTAAACCTTATCATTTTGATTTTTTACCTAACAACAGTGCGTTTACTTTATATAACGGGATGGTTAACCCGCTGATACCTTTTGCAATTGCAGGGGTGATCTGGTACCAGGGTGAATCAAATGCAGACAGGGCTTATCAATACCGCACCGTATTCCCCTTACTGATTACTGACTGGCGTAATAAATGGAAGCAGCAATTCCCGTTTTTATTTGTACAGTTATCTTCCTTCGGGCCTTCCTATAGCAGTAATTTTGGCAGCAACTGGGCCGAACTGCGCGAAGCGCAGAACATGGCGCTGCAACTGCCAAATACGGGCATAGCGGTAACTACTGATATTGGTGATCCCTTCAATATCCACCCTAAAGACAAGGCAGATGTTGGTTATCGCCTTGCAACTTCATCATTAACAAATGTTTACCATTTACCCGGCTTTTTTCAAAGCCCGCTTTTTACAGCTGTTGATTTTGAAAATGGATATGCCATGGTGAATTTTTCGCATGCCGAAGGTGGACTAATGGCAAAGGATATTTATGGGTATGTGAAAGGATTTGAACTGGCGGGAGCCGATCGTAAATTTTATTATGCCCAGGCTATTATAACGAATGATAATAAAGTTAAAGTGTGGTGCAGCGCGGTACCTAACCCGGTGGCGGTACGTTACGGATGGACAAATTCACCCATTGATGCCAATCTTTTTAGCAAACAGGGCATGCCGGTAAGCCCTTTCAGATCAGATACCTGGGATGGCGTTACGGTAGGGCATAAGTTTGAATAG